Proteins encoded in a region of the Zea mays cultivar B73 chromosome 4, Zm-B73-REFERENCE-NAM-5.0, whole genome shotgun sequence genome:
- the LOC118476957 gene encoding uncharacterized protein gives MAVTSGAPNDNGWDVGAAATDDEHRVDLEVKHKDTGTRDSPAPIAAAAPPSDLLPLPAPPSQSRVAGKLGPSDPKHLIYAGSKSKHIKAAPAAPGKNRRPPLSPPAPAVNRGRGSVRTPLG, from the exons ATGGCGGTGACCTCCGGAGCCCCCAACGACAACGGCTG GGACGTTGGCGCCGCTGCGACTGACGATGAGCATCGCGTGGATCTGGAAGTCAAGCACAAGGACACCGGCACTAGGGACTCGCCAGCACCGATAGCGGCAGCTGCGCCTCCGTCTGATCTGCTTCCACTACCTGCGCCTCCGTCCCAATCCCGAGTGGCTGGAAAGCTTGGCCCCTCAGATCCAAAGCACCTCATCTATGCGGGTTCCAAATCAAAGCATATTAAAGCTGCACCTGCTGCACCAGGCAAGAATCGCCGGCCACCTTTGTCTCCACCAGCACCTGCTGTCAATCGTGGTCGTGGATCTGTGCGCACACCTTTGGGGTAA